CTTTGTTTTAGAGACTCTTGGATTCCCGAGATAGGAATCAGTGCATGGTTCAGCCATTAAGCAAATCTTTCACATGAAACTCATTCCTTCTCCCCATACTCTGTCACATTCCATCAGTCAACCTTTTACATTTAATACCAACAAAAGAACTCGCAATTATATTATGAATTATTGTGAAAGTAAATGACAGCAGTGCATTTCAATCCGGATTTATTtgagtttatttatttatttttatattgtaatttaaTAAGTAGTTAGAGTAGGCTCCTGTaaggcaacatgttgttttcatCAATCTGATCATCAAGCATTCtattatttaaataatttttCTTCCTTATTTCTTTTTTCCGTTATTCATTCCATACATGTTTTGTGTTCTTTGTATGACATTGTTGCGgttaggtaaaaaaaaaaaaacagtcacaaaGACTTGAATCACATAGTTTTCCTCTACCCACAATAACCATAGACCCTGGGGGAACATGTTCCAGCCTCGTCAAGGTTTCCTGATCCACTTTCTCAGGGTTCCTGTGAGTGTGATGAGTGGTGTCGCAGAGAGCCTGTCCGCACCTCACCCATGACCCTGTGATGTGTAACCcagcaccctctcccctccctgcatgGGGAAGAACCTTGGTCGGCTTCCCATGGGGGCTAGATGTCACTTTTAGGGTCTGAAATCCAAACTTTCCTAACAAGAAGGACGTTATCATATTTTGGAACGTTGAATCCCGTGTTGATCGTCCTTTGAAAcattccctctctgcctcttggAACGTTCATTCACTGAAAGTCAAGATTGTAAATTGCCTGAACAACCTAAAAAACAGCGCTAATGTCTACCATGCGAAAGCTTACCGTATACAAGACGATCTCATTGGCCATTGTCACACATTGCCCCTGCTGACCTTTGATTTCATTGGCCCGGGCAGGTACGAAGGAAACAGCCTTCATCTACGCCGTGATGGCGGCGGGGCTGGTCCACGCCGTGACGCGCTCCTGCAGCGCTGGCAACATGACGGAGTGCGGCTGCGACGCCAGCCTGCAGGGCACGGGGTCGCCCACCGAGGGCTGGCACTGGGGCGGCTGCTCGGACCATGCGCAGTACGGAACCTGGTTCAGCAGGAAGTTCATCGACAACGCCGTCCACAACGTGTCGGCCAAGGGGGGCGACGCGCTGCTCACCATGAACCAGCACAACAGCGAGGCCGGGCGACAGGTgaggcgcgggggggggggggaggggagggcggaTGCACAAaatgtgtccacacacacacacactctgatgtgtggtgtgtttgattAGGTTGGATTCAAACCCTTCAATGTGGGCAATTTTGTCAATCCAAAGTGGATTCCAGAGCGAAAAGAGTGTTTGTCTGCAtggacggagggaggagagagcgcAAATAAAATGTGACAGATACTCATCCTCTTTCATTTGCGCTTAATGGGTGAGGCATGATAGCGTGACTAATGTGTGTTCACCGCTATTCAGACACAAGCTCCTCTTTCACATACCACCGGCAGGAAGagtcacacagactcacacacactctcgctttGTAGACAGCACTGACTTAACTGGGTCTacagcacctacacacacacacacacactcggagacacacgcacgcacacacactcataaagaCAAGCGCACATAGGCTAGACACAATGGTGGCATTGTATCTGCTGACTATGTCACTCAAATGGatccctcacacaccacacacacacacaccacacacacacacacacacatgtcccaTTAGAGGTGGAGACTTGGTGGAAGTATTTGGGGTAGGGGGGTGTTGCAACATGTTGGTTCGTGGGTTAGACTCCTTTGAGGTCATCCAGAGATCATTCTTTAGTCCTAAGGTTTGTGgttggggggaaaggggggtccttttctcttcatctccctacctctctcctcctctttctctgcccctctttccctcttgaCACTGGGAAGGCCACAGATGGGCAGTGAGTCCTGGGCTGAGGACACAGGGGACTCTATTgggtcagagacagagaagagtcCTCTCATGGAGCGATGGGTCCGTCCAAACCTTGTTCGTTTTGCGGTAGCCCTCAACAGTAAccgtccttccccccccccccctcacaaaaACGGTCCCTAGAAACGTCCACTACTCCGAAACAAACGGTGAAACAAACATGTTGAACAGAGTGTATATCCTaagccctgctccctccctcccccccctccccccctccctccctcttgtctTTCAGGCCATCGCCAAGACGATGTCCACCGACTGCCGGTGTCACGGCGTGTCGGGCTCGTGCGCCGTCAAGACGTGCTGGCGCACCATGGCGCCGTTCGAGCGCGTGGGCAACTTCCTGAAGGAGAGTTACGAGGGGAGCGTGCAGGTGCTGGACCGCTCCAAGCGGAAGGTCcgcaggaaggagaaggagcagcGGCGCCTGCCCATCAGGAGGGACGAGCTCATCTTCCTCAACAAGTCGCCCAACTACTGCGTGGAGGACCGGCGCTGGGGCGTGGCGGGCACCAGGGGGCGCCGCTGCAACCGCACCTCGGCCGGCCCGGACGGCTGCAACCTGCTGTGCTGCGGCCGCGGCTACAACACGCACGTGGTGCGCCACGTAGAGCGCTGCGAGTGCAAGTTTGTGTGGTG
This DNA window, taken from Hypomesus transpacificus isolate Combined female unplaced genomic scaffold, fHypTra1 scaffold_337, whole genome shotgun sequence, encodes the following:
- the wnt16 gene encoding protein Wnt-16, producing the protein MERRGGCGVHHISFLSLLLFSLYPLCCRASWMWLGLTSVGVPEKLGCANLPLTHKQKDLCKRKPYLLPSIKDGARLGITECQTQFKHERWNCSTTKQLSVFGYELTSGTKETAFIYAVMAAGLVHAVTRSCSAGNMTECGCDASLQGTGSPTEGWHWGGCSDHAQYGTWFSRKFIDNAVHNVSAKGGDALLTMNQHNSEAGRQAIAKTMSTDCRCHGVSGSCAVKTCWRTMAPFERVGNFLKESYEGSVQVLDRSKRKVRRKEKEQRRLPIRRDELIFLNKSPNYCVEDRRWGVAGTRGRRCNRTSAGPDGCNLLCCGRGYNTHVVRHVERCECKFVWCCYVRCRRCESMNDMHTCK